The DNA segment GATGCGCCCTTGCGCATCGACCACGAAGGTCGAGCGGACTATGCCCATCTTTTTCTCACCGTTCTTTTCCTTTTCCTGCCACACACCGTAGGCGTCGCACAGTTGACCATCGACGTCTGCGAGCAGGCGGATATTGATGCCGTACTTGTCGCGAAAGGCGCCATGGCTCGCGCAGTTGTCTTTGCTCACCCCGATCACCGACACACCGCGTTGTTCAAACTCATCCATCAGTTCGGTGAACTCCAGGGCCTCCATGGTGCAGCCAGGCGTATCGTCCTTCGGGTAGAAATAGATCACGTAGGGTTTCCCGACGAGGCTCGCGGAATCCGCTATCGCCATATCGGCATCCGGCAGCTCAAATTCCGGCGCGGTATCGCCTGTCTTCAACATAGCCCCCCCTCTCTCTAATTGTTCTGTCCGTGGCCGAATTTATGTCGCATGCCGACACCCGTCAACCTTGCACCGGGCCCGCACCGGTCAGTGCGGCCAGCACACCAAACAGGCTTTGCTCGAGCGCACGCCCGCCCTGTATCGCATACCGCCGACAGACCGATGCGACGGAATGGCACTGTAGTCGCCATGCGAGCAGTGGCGCCAACGCGTCGGTCGCGGCAACGCCGTCCGCGGCGATATGCAGCAGTGCCCGCCACAGCACGCCGGCGGCCGTCTCGACCGGCCGCACACCGATCGCGATACGTCGCAGCGTCTCCAGATCATCGGCCGACAAGGTCAGGTCTTCGCAGTTACGGCCACGCAACAGGTCCGCGGCCAGGCCCGCGTCCAGCTGTGCGTGAATCGCGCCCAGCGACCACGGCAGATCCGCGCGAAAGCATCGTGCCGCCTCCGCGCTCAACGCCTGTCCAGGCTCGCTCAATCCGCGCAACATGAACAGCGTGTGTGCGGCGCTCGCCGGATCGATCCGCACCCCCAATCGTGCCGGCGCGAAGCCGAGCGCATCCCAGAATGCGAACAGCGGCGCGTCGGCGGCGAACGCGCAACCGAGCAGGTCGTAGTGCAGAGATCCGGCCCGGGCCGCCGCGGCTTCGAGCAGGGCACGGGCGATGCCCTGGCGACGGCGCTGGGGGTGTACAGCGATGCGTTGTATGCGCAACACCTTTTGTGCGAGTACGGCATCTATTCCCGCATGCACCGCCAGCGATTGCGGCAGCAGGTGCCCGCGCGGGCGGCGCGCACCATTCAACACCTGTTGCGCCATCGACGCATCGAATCCGCCTTCGGTGACGCATTGCAGCACCCCGACGACGGCGCCTTCGGCACGCGCTATCCAGATGGACACGTCCGGGTTGTCGAGCAGCTGGCGCAGGTCCGAGGGGCGCGTCTGGTAGTGCGCGTTCACCAGCAGACCGAACACCGCGCGCAACAGCGACTCACTGGCGAGGAGATCGGTGGGGCCGAGCACGTCGATGACCGGGGCCACGGCCGGAGGCGACTCGTCGAGTTCGACATCCAGCAGGAATCCGGCATGGGTCGCGGCCTCCAGCGGGTCATCGGCCGGCCAACGTGCCGGCATCGTGAGGTGCAACGCGCGCCAGTGTGGCATGCGCC comes from the Chromatiaceae bacterium genome and includes:
- a CDS encoding peroxiredoxin, giving the protein MLKTGDTAPEFELPDADMAIADSASLVGKPYVIYFYPKDDTPGCTMEALEFTELMDEFEQRGVSVIGVSKDNCASHGAFRDKYGINIRLLADVDGQLCDAYGVWQEKEKNGEKKMGIVRSTFVVDAQGRIREAMYDVKPKGHAEHVLEIVRSL
- a CDS encoding tRNA(Met) cytidine acetyltransferase; amino-acid sequence: MARITALPRRLVVACAEPRVSEAWLAAQLPDVRAGVLWIARQAPEGIDAVGPSEVLQRLGDECRLLVYNAFDGFHPDAFAAALGMLRGGGDCVLLAPPLGGWAGFADPDRRRFAAYPHLPDAMHGYFLERLARIWGDHPAVRLWSPGETLRVRLAPVDDDGGFALHDEQRAVVAAIERVAHGHARRPLLLTADRGRGKSTALGIAAARLLLDGLPRVSVVAPHRAAAATLFRHAAAHAGIAFHGVADLAIGDGELRFCVPVDLVDGEHDAPGLVIVDEAAALPVAVLGDLLERANRLVFATTVHGYEGSGRGFELRFRALLDRRMPHWRALHLTMPARWPADDPLEAATHAGFLLDVELDESPPAVAPVIDVLGPTDLLASESLLRAVFGLLVNAHYQTRPSDLRQLLDNPDVSIWIARAEGAVVGVLQCVTEGGFDASMAQQVLNGARRPRGHLLPQSLAVHAGIDAVLAQKVLRIQRIAVHPQRRRQGIARALLEAAAARAGSLHYDLLGCAFAADAPLFAFWDALGFAPARLGVRIDPASAAHTLFMLRGLSEPGQALSAEAARCFRADLPWSLGAIHAQLDAGLAADLLRGRNCEDLTLSADDLETLRRIAIGVRPVETAAGVLWRALLHIAADGVAATDALAPLLAWRLQCHSVASVCRRYAIQGGRALEQSLFGVLAALTGAGPVQG